TGCGCAACGCGCTCGCCGAGGCCACCGGGCTCTCCCTGCCCGCCGGACTCGCCTTCGACTTCCCCACCCCCGAGGCGCTCGCCCGGGAACTCGCCGGCCTCAACACGCCCCAGGACACCGGGCCCGCCCGGCGCCACGGACCCGGCGACGAGCCCGTCGCGATCGTCTCCATGGCCTGCCGGCTGCCCGGCGGCGCCACCTCCCCCGAGGCCCTCTGGGAGCTGCTGCGCGACGGCACCGACGCGGTGTCCGGCTTCCCCGAGGACCGCGGCTGGGACCTCGACGCCCTCTTCGCCGACACCCCCGAAGGCGCCGACACCCCCGGCACCTCGGTGGCCCGCGAGGGCGGATTCCTGCGCGACGCCGCCCACTTCGACGCCGGGTTCTTCGGGATGTCGGCACGCGAGGCCCTCGCCACCGACCCCCAGCAGCGGCTGCTCCTTGAGACCGCGTGGGAGGCCGTGGAACGCGCCCGGCTCGACCCCGCGACGCTGCGCGGCAGCCGCACCGGCGTGTTCACCGGCGCGATGTACCACGACTACGCGGCGGGCGCGGCCGACCCGACGGGCGAGCTGGAGAGCCTGCTGCCGGTGGGCACCGCGGGCGGCGCGCTCTCCGGCCGGATCGCCTACGCCCTCGGGCTCAGCGGCCCCGCCCTCACCGTCGACACCGCCTGCTCCTCGTCCCTGGTCGCCCTGCACCTGGCGTGCCGTTCGCTGCGCTCGGGCGAGTCGGACCTGGCGCTCGCCGGCGGGGTCGCGGTGATGTCGACCCCGGCGGCCTTCGTCGGCTTCTCCCGGCTGCGCGGCCTCGCCCCCGACGGCCGCTGCAAGTCCTTCGGCGACGGCGCCGACGGCGCCGCCTGGTCCGAGGGCGCCGGCCTGCTCGTCCTCGAACGCCTCTCCGACGCCCGCCGCAACGGGCACCCGGTCCTCGCGGTGATCCGGGGCTCCGCCGTCAACCAGGACGGCGCCTCCAACGGCCTCACCGCACCGCACGGTCCCGCGCAGCGCCGGGTCGTGCGTGCGGCCCTCGCCGACGCCGGGGTCCGCGCCGACGAGGTGGACGCCGTCGAGGCGCACGGCACCGGCACCGCGCTCGGCGACCCGATCGAGGCCGAGGCGCTGCTCGACACCTACGGGCGCGAGCGGCCCGACGGACGGCCGCTGTGGCTGGGCTCCGTCAAGTCGAACCTGGGCCACACCCAGGCCGCCGCGGGCGCCGCCGCCGTCATCAAGATGGTGCTCGCCCTCGAACACGACCTGCTCCCGCGCACCCTGCACGCCGACACCCCGACCTCGCAGGTCGACTGGAGCCCGGGGACCGTGCGGCTGCTGTCCGAGGCCCGCCCCTGGCCCCGCGAGGACGGCAGGCCGCGCCGGGCCGGGATCTCGTCGTTCGGCATCAGCGGCACCAACGCCCACCTGGTCATCGAGGAGGCGCCCGGCGCCGAGGCGGACGCGACCGCCACCGCCGTCCCGGACGACGACAGCGCCGCCGGGCCCGTCACGCCGTGGCTGGTGTCCGCGAAGGACCCGGACGCCCTGCGCGGGCAGGCCAGGCGGCTCGCCGGGTACGCCGCCGCGCATCCGGAGGTCTCCGCGCGGGACATCGCCCACTCCCTCCTCACCACCCGCACGGTGCACCCGCGCACGGCCGTGCTGACCGGAGCCGACCGGGCCGGGCTCGTCGCGTCGGCCGAGGCGTTCGCGCGCGGCGAGGCACCGGGCAGCGCCGGGCGCGGTCCCGTCGGCGGCGACCGGCAGACGGCGTTCGTCCTCACCGGGCAGGGCAGCCAGCGCCCCGGCATGGGCCAGGGGCTCGCCGCCGCCTTCCCGGTCTTCGACGCCGCGCTGCGCGAGGTGTGCGCGGTCCTCGACCCGCTCCTCGACCGGCCCCTGACCGACGTCATGTGGGCGGCCCCCGAGAGCGAGGACGCCGCGCTCCTCGACCGCACCGGATACGCCCAGCCCGCCCTGTTCGCCTTCGAGGTGGCCCTGTACCGGCTCCTTGAGTCCTGGGGTGTCGTACCGGACCGCCTTGTCGGGCACTCGGTGGGCGAGATCGCGGCCGCCCAGGTGGCCGGCGTGCTGTCGCTGCCCGATGCCTGCGCCCTGGTCGCCGCGCGCGGCCGGCTGATGGAGGCGCTGCCGCCGGGCGGCGCGATGGTCGCGGTGCGCTGCTCCGAGGCGGAGATCGGGCCGCTGCTCGCCGGGCACGGGCACGAGGTCGCGGTGGCCGCCGTCAACGGGCCGCGCTCCGTGGTGCTGTCCGGCGCCGAGCCGGCCGTCGCCGCGCTGGCCGCCGAGGCCGCCGCGAACGGCCACAAGACCCGCCGCCTGGTGGTCAGCCACGCCTTCCACTCGCCGCTGATGGAACCGATGCTCGACGCGTTCCGCGCGACGGTCGCGGAGCTCGCCTTCGCGGCGCCCGCGCTGCCGGTGGTCTCCGGTGTGACCGGCAGGCCGCTCACCGCCGAGGAGGCGGCCGACCCCGAGCACTGGGTGCGGCACGCCAGGGACACCGTGAGGTTCGCCGACGCGGTCAGCCACCTCGACGCCGAACACACCGCCGTCTACGTCGAGTTGGGCCCGGAAGCGGCACTCACCCCGATGGTCGAGGAGTGCCTGGGCGAACGCGACCCCGGCACCGGGCCCGCCGTCGTGCCGGTGCTGCGCGGCGGCACGGACGAGGCCGGCGCCGCCCTGACCGGCGCGGTGCGGCTGCACGCGCTGGGGCTGCCGGTGGAGTGGCGGGCCGCGCTGCCCGGCGCGGCCGCAGTGCCGCTGCCCACGTACGCGTTCCAGCACGAGGCGTACTGGCTGGCGTCGGTCCCGGCGTCCGCCGTCGCGACCGGACCGCTCCTCGCCGGGCCGGCAGCCGCCGCCGGGGGCCCCGAGCTGGCGGAGCGGCTCGCCGGGCTCTCCGACGCCGAGGCCGAGAGCCTGGTCACCGAGCTGGTCCGCGCCGAACTCGCCGCCGTGGTGGGCGGCCGGCTCCCGGCGGACGCCGGCCCCGACCTGGCCTTCACGGAGCTGGGCGTCACCTCCGTCACGGCGGTGGAGCTGCGCAACCGGCTGACCGCCGTGACCGGTGTCCGGCTGCCGCCGACCCTGGTCTTCGACCACCCCTCCCCCGGGGCGGTGGCCCGGCTGGTGTGCGACGCCCTCCGGGACCACCGGCCGCGGCGCCGCCGTGACCCGGCCGAGCTGCTCGACGAGCTGGAGACGCTGCTCCTGTCGGGCGCGACGGTCGACTCGGGCACCGGGGCCAGGCTGCGGGCCCTCGCGGGCCGCTGGGCGCCGTCGCGCGGTGGCGCCGCCGAACAGGGCGCCCCCGTCATGGACGTGGCCGACGCCTCCGACGAGGAGCTGTTCCGCCTCATGGACGGCGACCCGGCGTGACGCGAGCGCGACCGACCGGCCCCCAAGGGGCTTGTCTCGCGGGGCGGTTCACCCGCTGCCCCGAACGCCCTTGCACCTCAGGAGGGTTCGGCCACTCCCCCGGACAACGGTCCCAGCCGGCCGTCCCGTTCCGGCGGGGGCGGCCCGGCCCCCTCAAGAGACGGCCGGTCCTCCACCGGCCGCAGACCCACGAGCGGGAGTACATCGCATGAGCGGGCTCGTCACGCCCCCTGTCACCCGGCCGGGACCGGCGCCGGGCTCCGGTCCCGGCGACCTGATGATCGAGGCGGCCGGCGTCACCAAGTCGTTCGGCTCGGTCCACGCCCTGGACTCGGTGAGCGTCGCCGCCCCGCGCGGCACGGTCCTCGGGCTCCTCGGCCACAACGGCGCCGGGAAGACCACTCTGGTCAACATCCTCACCACGGCGCTGCCGCTCACCTCGGGGCGGGCCAGGGTCGCGGGCTTCGACGTCTCGCACAAGCCCGTCGAGATCCGCCGCCGGATCGGCCTCACCGGCCAGTTCGCGTCGGTCGACGGCCAGCTCAGCGGACGCGACAACATCGTCCTCATCGCCCGGCTGCTCGGCGCCGGACGCCGGGCCGCCGCGGCGCGCGCCGCCGAACTCCTCGAACTCTTCGGCCTGACCGATGTCGGCGACCGCCGGGCGAGCGGCTACTCCGGCGGTCTGCGCCGCCGCCTCGACCTCGCGGTGTCGCTGGTCGGCGCCCCCGAGGTGCTGTTCCTCGACGAGCCGACCACCGGACTCGACCCGACCAGCAGGCTCAACCTGTGGGAGATCGTCGAGGGCCTGGTCCGCCAGGGCACCACCGTGCTCCTGACGACGCAGTACCTGGAGGAGGCCGACCGGCTCGCGGACACCATCACGGTGCTGTCGGCGGGGCGGGTGGTGGCCGCGGGGACCGCCGCCGAGCTGAAGGCGACCATCGGCCGCCGCACGGTCACCCTGACCCTCGACACCGGCGAGGACCGCGCCACGGCGGGCGCGGCCCTGCGCGGCGCTGGCTTCGCCGCGGTGGTCGGCGAGGACGAGGCGCGGACCGTCGTCGTCCCGATCGACGCCACCCGGGAGATCGCGGACGTCATCAGGACCCTGGACCAGGCGGGCGTCGAGGCCGGCGAGCTGACCTTCGGCGAACCCAGCCTCGACGACGTGTACCTGGCGCTCGCCGACCGGTCCGCGGTCCGGACCCCGGCGTG
The sequence above is a segment of the Streptomyces griseoviridis genome. Coding sequences within it:
- a CDS encoding type I polyketide synthase translates to MVPVHTHDYLIDPPGSTGRALDGLTLPEVFGAAVRRGGDAVALLAGGRALTWNAWRAEVDALARGLQAAGVVPGDVLALHLPNCWEYLTLHLAAAAVGSVTLPVHQGNAPADVRALLERVGPAAVALPPRTQDGAGPLAATALREALPSLRAVLVAGDTAAPGAQTVTGFLDQWTGQRPEPVDVRPESPFVLLPSSGTTSARPKICLHSHDALLTNSRVATEDSADAYAGTVLTACPLTHCFGLQSVYAAFFRAGRHVLLPTWDVERFMELAGRHDPSVVVAVPAQLHDIVTRARELPDRGGLRPARILTAGAALPPALVREVRETLETTLVVVWGMSEAGNGTSSLAGDPPEVASRSVGRPIKDSEMRVVDEDGLPCPPDEPGQLQYRGPSLFRGYFGEPELTRSVVTEDGWLRTGDLASIGADGLVAFHGRSAELINVGGRKFNAVEIQTLLAELPGIGPLAVVAKPDPRLGEYPVLVVTERDAGTGSATGTEGDRASGAPAVRGGPRGTVGLREVTAYLRASQVAEYKIPLEVVALPALPRTPAGKINRRALEQHLAETADQPAPAPAPVPRPALRDALGLVVTAVTDVLAAVPGKDAPAEPIGPDVTFRAHGLDSVASVRLRNALAEATGLSLPAGLAFDFPTPEALARELAGLNTPQDTGPARRHGPGDEPVAIVSMACRLPGGATSPEALWELLRDGTDAVSGFPEDRGWDLDALFADTPEGADTPGTSVAREGGFLRDAAHFDAGFFGMSAREALATDPQQRLLLETAWEAVERARLDPATLRGSRTGVFTGAMYHDYAAGAADPTGELESLLPVGTAGGALSGRIAYALGLSGPALTVDTACSSSLVALHLACRSLRSGESDLALAGGVAVMSTPAAFVGFSRLRGLAPDGRCKSFGDGADGAAWSEGAGLLVLERLSDARRNGHPVLAVIRGSAVNQDGASNGLTAPHGPAQRRVVRAALADAGVRADEVDAVEAHGTGTALGDPIEAEALLDTYGRERPDGRPLWLGSVKSNLGHTQAAAGAAAVIKMVLALEHDLLPRTLHADTPTSQVDWSPGTVRLLSEARPWPREDGRPRRAGISSFGISGTNAHLVIEEAPGAEADATATAVPDDDSAAGPVTPWLVSAKDPDALRGQARRLAGYAAAHPEVSARDIAHSLLTTRTVHPRTAVLTGADRAGLVASAEAFARGEAPGSAGRGPVGGDRQTAFVLTGQGSQRPGMGQGLAAAFPVFDAALREVCAVLDPLLDRPLTDVMWAAPESEDAALLDRTGYAQPALFAFEVALYRLLESWGVVPDRLVGHSVGEIAAAQVAGVLSLPDACALVAARGRLMEALPPGGAMVAVRCSEAEIGPLLAGHGHEVAVAAVNGPRSVVLSGAEPAVAALAAEAAANGHKTRRLVVSHAFHSPLMEPMLDAFRATVAELAFAAPALPVVSGVTGRPLTAEEAADPEHWVRHARDTVRFADAVSHLDAEHTAVYVELGPEAALTPMVEECLGERDPGTGPAVVPVLRGGTDEAGAALTGAVRLHALGLPVEWRAALPGAAAVPLPTYAFQHEAYWLASVPASAVATGPLLAGPAAAAGGPELAERLAGLSDAEAESLVTELVRAELAAVVGGRLPADAGPDLAFTELGVTSVTAVELRNRLTAVTGVRLPPTLVFDHPSPGAVARLVCDALRDHRPRRRRDPAELLDELETLLLSGATVDSGTGARLRALAGRWAPSRGGAAEQGAPVMDVADASDEELFRLMDGDPA
- a CDS encoding ATP-binding cassette domain-containing protein, with the translated sequence MSGLVTPPVTRPGPAPGSGPGDLMIEAAGVTKSFGSVHALDSVSVAAPRGTVLGLLGHNGAGKTTLVNILTTALPLTSGRARVAGFDVSHKPVEIRRRIGLTGQFASVDGQLSGRDNIVLIARLLGAGRRAAAARAAELLELFGLTDVGDRRASGYSGGLRRRLDLAVSLVGAPEVLFLDEPTTGLDPTSRLNLWEIVEGLVRQGTTVLLTTQYLEEADRLADTITVLSAGRVVAAGTAAELKATIGRRTVTLTLDTGEDRATAGAALRGAGFAAVVGEDEARTVVVPIDATREIADVIRTLDQAGVEAGELTFGEPSLDDVYLALADRSAVRTPA